The following are from one region of the Muntiacus reevesi chromosome 3, mMunRee1.1, whole genome shotgun sequence genome:
- the ZNF593 gene encoding zinc finger protein 593 has product MGRSRRTGAHRAHSLARQMKAKRRRPDLDEIHRELRPQVAARSRPDLGAEPDPDLPGGGLHRCLACARYFIDSANLKTHFRSKDHKKRLKQLSVEPYSQEEAERAAGMGSYIPPQRLAVPTEVSTEVPEMDTST; this is encoded by the exons ATGGGTCGCTCCCGCCGTACGGGCGCGCACCGAGCGCACTCCTTGGCCCGTCAAATGAAGGCGAAGCGGCGGCGGCCGGACCTGGATGAGATTCACCGCGAGTTGCGGCCCCAGGTCGCCGCACGGTCCCGGCCAGACCTAGGCGCTGAACCCGATCCCGACCTGCCAGGGGGCGGCCTGCATCGCTGTCTGGCCTGCGC GAGGTACTTCATTGATTCTGCCAACCTGAAGACCCACTTCCGATCCAAAGATCACAAGAAGAG GCTGAAGCAGCTGAGTGTGGAGCCCTACAGTCAGGAAGAAGCAGAGAGGGCAGCGGGCATGGGTTCCTATATTCCTCCCCAGCGACTGGCAGTTCCCACAGAAGTATCCACGGAGGTCCCTGAGATGGACACGTCTACATGA